GCTAATCAACATTTTGCATTTCAGGCTGCGGCTTGGTATTGGCATTTTGTGGATGTTGTTTGGCTATGTTTGTTTGTTTTTGTATATGTGCTTTAGAGACCGGTTGTTCATTAAAGGTAAATAGCCCAAGTTGGCTGGACAGTGTGATGACTAACATGGTGATAAGTGAAAAGAAAACCCTTTTTCCCAGAATTTTAGACATGTTTTTTGACTTTTCAGCGCCACTCAGCATCACAAATAAAGCATGAAAAAGCTGATATAGAATAACGAAAAGAAGTGCTGTGATAATCCATTTTATAAGCATTGGGGGGCCTGCCATTAGCGTGTTTAATAAAAAGATTAGTACAGTAATGGTGATTTTTGCAGTGGTTCTGGTGATGTCTGTTTGTTTTAGATTGTCGTATTGGCAATGGCAAAGGGCGTTTGAAAAGCAAGCACAGCTAGCGATGTTGAGTGAACACCGTGAAAATCAAAGGCTTTTAATGAATACCAACACTGAATTATTGCAAGGCGCTAAAACCGAGTTAGTCGGGCAGTTGGTACCAGACTATTGGTGGCTGCTCGATAATCAAATTTTGAATGGTCAAATCGGCTATGACTTAATTGCGCTATTTAACGCTGATGGTGTAGATGAGCACTTTATCATTAATTTAGGATTCGTAGCGGCAGGTGCAGATCGCTCTCAGCTGCCAATTATTGAATTACCTCTTGAGCCTATCGAGGTTAAAGCTCAGTTTAAAATAGGAGAGTGGTCTGGATTTACATTAGCAAAATATCCAAACCAAAGTGCCCACCATCGCAATGTCTTACAGTATTTAGAGTGGTCTTTCTTTAGTCGCGAATTAAGCGTAGCAGTTTCGCCGTTATTGGTGATAGCTAATCGAACCGTAGTAACTGGCGTTACACCGCATTATAAAGCTGTTGTAATGAGCCCTGACAAGCATCGGGCTTATGCTCTACAGTGGTTTTTGATCGGTTTGTCTGCAGGCATCATCGCGTTTTTTGCGACAAGGCCAAAATCCAAGGAGTTGATCAGATGAGTAAAACACTAGGGTTATTTATAGGTTGCTTTCTCTTGCCCATTATTGCTGCTGTTACAGTATTGAGTTTAGATTTTAGGCCCAATCGTACTACGAACAATGGCGATTTTTTAGAGTCTGAAGTCTGGCTTCCTGTGCAGTCTAAAGACAAGTTGTGGAGCATCGTTTTAAATGTGCCTAAAGGTTGTCGTTCAGCCTGTGATGTACAAAAAAGTAATGTAGAAAACTTGGATGTTGCATTGGGTAAGCACCGTAATAAGGTTGCTATTATATTGGTTGGTGATGGTGAGAGTACGGTAGAGCAAGATGTTCAAGATAAGCTTATGCCAGCAGCATTTTATTTAGTAGATAAACATGGCCTAGTTGTTTTGGAATACCCTTACCAGTCAAATCCTGATGCGAATAGACTCGTTCTCAAGGGGCTCTTGAAGGACATGAAAAAACTCTTAAATTACGCTCGTTCTCAGTAAGGAGGCGTTATGTCTACTGTACTTCAACGAACTATTACATTTGCTTGTATGTTGGCGATTTGTGTCGTGGTGCTTGGCGCATACACACGATTGAGTAATGCAGGGTTGGGTTGCCCAGATTGGCCTGGGTGTTATGGATTTTTAACAGTCCCCAACGAAATGCACGAAATTACGGCCGCGCAGTTAAAGTACCCCAGTAGTACTATTGAACCCCGCAAGGCGTGGATTGAAATGATCCATCGTTACTTTGCAGGTAGCTTAGCGTTGGTGGTCTTATTATTATTTATTGTGATCATTCGCTCTAGAGCTCAACATGCGCCTAAGGTCTTAGCGGGGGCTCTGGTATTTATGATAGGAATTCAAGCCCTACTTGGCATGTGGACAGTTACGATGAACTTACAGCCATTTGTCGTGATGGGCCATTTACTGGGGGGCTTCACAGTATTATCTCTCTTGACCTTGCTGTACTTACGATCAGCCCCTCCAGCGGTTGAATATGAACCTCGAGCTAGTGTATGCCTGAAGGCAGGTGTTTTTTGTACAGGTGTTTTGGTATTGCAAATTGCGCTGGGTGGTTGGCTCGCTGCAAATTATGCCGCACCGCATTGTACAGGGCTACCACTGTGCTCGAATAGTGAGCTTTTTTCTTGGTCAAGTTTACTCGAGTTGCCAAAGCAATCAAGTACATACGAATATGGTGTATTACCATTTGAAACGCGGGTATCGATTCATTTGATGCATCGTATTTGGGCCAGTGTTACTTTACTGGCGCTGGTCGCAATGGCGGTATTAATTCATTTTAAAATATCACAGCCTATTATTCGCAACGCTGCTAACCAAGTTGCGATATTGGTGCTATTGCAGGTTGCCGTTGGCGGTATCATTGTCTATTTTAAATTCCCCATCTTATTGACTTTATTTCATAACCTAATGGCTGCATTGCTACTGTTGGCGTTGATCAGAGCCTGCTTTCTACTGTCACGTGCTAGGCAGGTGTGGATATGAATACTGAGTTTGGCAAATATACCTATGCGCTTGAAGGAGTTGCAAAACACCTTCAAGCCTACGTCAACATATGCAAGCCTAAAGTGGTGCTAATGTTAGTACTAACAGCTTGGGTTGGGATTGTATTGGCACCTGACACCCAGCGCAGCGGCTGGCTACAGTTAGGAGCATTGCTGGGGATTGGCTTTGTCTCTGCTGCTGCGGCCGCAATTAATCATATTTTGGACAGGGCTAGAGACAAACGGATGGCACGAACGCGGCACCGACCATTGGTAATGAATCAATTGAGCGTATCACAAGCTTACTTGTTTGCATTTATGATAGGTATGTTCGGAGTCCTTTTACTGCTGCTCTATAGTAACTGGTTGTGTACGCTGCTTACGGTGTTAGCATTGTTCGGATATGCGGTGGTGTATACCGTCTATTTAAAACGATCAACACCGCAAAATATTGTGATTGGTGGGCTGGCAGGCGCTATGCCTCCGTTACTTGGGTGGGTGAGTGAAACACAGGCGTTAAGTGCTGAGCCATGGTTATTAGTCATGATGATATTTACTTGGACACCCCCGCATTTTTGGGCACTCGCAATCGCTAGAAAGCAAGATTATGAACGAGCAAATGTGCCCATGTTACCGGTCACTCATGGTATTCAATTCACTAAATTATGCATGATTGCATATACTATTCTATTGGTCTTAGTGTGTATCTTGCCATATTTAATTGGTATGTCAGGGTTATTATACTTGGCCGTGGCAAGCTTTTTAAATGCGCGTTTTTTACAAAAAGTGGTGCTTTTATATTTTGAATCAAACTCGGAGTCGGCAATGCAAGTTTTTCGTTTTTCGATCAGCTATTTATTGTTACTCTTTAGTGCCTTATTTATTGATAAGTTAGTGACCTAATGCGATTAATATTGTTGGTGTTGTTATCAAGTTTATTATTGTCATGTTCAAAGCCTGAAATGGTCTCAGAGCTGACAGTACAGTACCCGAGTCCTAAATTATTAAAGCCATTTGAATTGGCAGATCAAAACGGCAATATGGTGACAAATGAGCACTTAATGGGGCAATGGAACTTGCTGTTTTTGGGCTACACGAGCTGCCCGGATATTTGCCCTATGACTTTGGCCAAGCTCACACAGATTAAAGATAAAATCAATACGCTCGAAAAAACACAAGTATGGTTTGTTTCAGTTGACCCCAGCCGAGATTCTGCGCAAAAACGAAAAGATTACATCGCGTATTTTGATGACTCATTTTTAGCCGTCACTCACTCTCATAAGCACCTGTTTCCATTTGTTAGGGACATCGGTTTAATTTACGCCATCAACGACTCAAAAGACACGGATTATTATGTTGACCATAGTGCGTCGATTGCATTGATAGACCCAACAGGTAGGTTAAGCGCAATATTCAAACCTGAATTCAAAAAGGGCCAGGTGCCAAGTGTCAACACTAGCCAGATAGTTGCGGACTTTGAAATTATAATCCGTGCCAGAAGTGCAGCCTTTTAACTGGAGTTGGTTGTTTCTAAGTTAATAATATTTTTATTTCTTTTGCCTAATTTTTGGCAATTTTACTATCAACGTCTAATCTAATCTTATCTATAACTTTTACAGGGAATGTGCCAAGCGCATGATTAAACTTCCTTCTGAGTTAGCCATCAATAAAGTTGAAGAGCTCCACCAGTTGTTTGTTTTAGAGCTGGAGTCTGGGCAATCAATCTGCATTGATATTAGTGATGTTTCAAAAGTTGATACTGCTTCGATTCAAATGTTGTGTGCATTGCAAAAACGGTTATTGAATTTTGATCAGAGAATTACTTGGCATGGTGATAGCCCTATTTTGTTTGAGTCTGTAGAGCAACTTGGTTTAACTGAAATTTTATCCTTTAGCAGTAAGATTTAAGAGGTCAATATGAAAAAGATTTTAGCTGTGGATGATTCTGCTTCAATGCGACAAATGGTTGGATTTACTCTTAAAAAAGCAGGGTTTGACGTCACAGAAGCAAAGGACGGAAGTGAGGCATTAAATCTGGCTAAACAGCAGGGGTTTGATGCTGTGATATCAGATGTAAACATGCCTGTGATGGATGGGATCACCTTAATTAGAGAATTGCGTAGCCTACCAAATTACAAATTCACGCCGTTACTGATGTTAACTACTGAATCTGGATTAGACAAAAAAAGTGAAGGCAAGGCCGCAGGTGCCACAGGTTGGATCGTAAAGCCTTTTAATCCGGATCAATTATTAGCCGTATTGAAGAAAGTCATTCGCTAGTACCAACGAGGTATAGGCATGAGCATAGATTTAAGCCAGTTTTTCGATGTGTTTTTTGAGGAAAGCTTTGAAGGTCTGGATGCAATGGAAGCAGAGCTTCTAAATCTAGAACCAGGCAAAGAAGATTCCGAGACCATAAATACAATTTTTAGGGCTGCCCACTCAATTAAAGGGGGAAGTGGCACATTTGGGTTTGTGTCTGTGTCAGACTTTACTCATGTTCTGGAAACATTACTGGATCAAATTCGTGATGGGCAGAGAGTACTGACAGCGGAGCACGTCAATTTATTACTCAAATCTGTCGATTGTGTTCGCGGTTTGCTGGGGGCATTGCAAGCTGAGGAAGAGCCTGATCTAAGCGAAGCGAATGAACTTAAAGCGCGTTTTGAGGCAATACTAGGTGGCGAGACTTCAGAGTCAGTTGACGTTGAAGAGGAACATGTCGCCTCAGAAGTACAGCAAAGTACCACTTATCAAATAGATTTCAAACCAGAACCCCATTTGTTTAAGACTGGTAATGAGCCTTTATATATGTTTTCAGAGCTCGCAGAATTAGGGCAATTGGAAGTAAGTGCATTTCATGATGGGATCCCAGACTTTTTAGAATTCGACCCTGAAGATTGTTTTTTGCATTGGCGGTTCTTTTTAACAACGGTCAAGCCTGAGCACGCCATCTCTGAAATATTTGAGTGGGTTGAGGATGATGCGGACATTAAAATTGAAGCGTGTGGCGGTTTATTTGAAGACGATACGATAGGTACGCCGGAGGTGGCGACTCAGTCTGAAGAGAGTGGACCATTAGCGGCTGAGCAATCTGCCTCTGAAAATCAGGTTGATACCAGTGTGCAAGCAGAAGCAAACCTGACAGCTGTGCAGAAAAAAGTAGAATCAGTCAAAACTAGTAAAACAGAAAGCAAAAAGTCTAGTGACTCCACCGCGACTTCTATTCGCGTAGGTATAGATAAAGTTGACTCGTTAATAAATATGGTGGGAGAGCTTGTTATAACGCAAGCGATGTTGAGTCAGATAGGCGATCAAGAAATTACTGAATCTAGTATCGCGGCATTACAAGAAGGTCTAGCTCAATTGGCACACAATACGCGAGATTTACAAGAAAATGTAATGCGTATTCGCATGTTGCCTATCAGCTTTGTGTTTAGTCGCTTCCCAAGGTTAGTTAGAGATACGTCACAGAAGCTCAATAAACAAGTCGAACTTAAATTAGTGGGTGAGCAAACCGAATTAGATAAAACAGTGATGGAAAAGCTTTCTGATCCCATGGTTCATTTGGTTAGAAACTCACTAGACCATGGATTGGAGACTCCTGAAGAACGCATTGCCAATGGTAAAGAGCCTGTTGGTATCGTTACGCTTAATGCATTCCATCAAGGCGGCAATATCGTGATTGAAATCATGGATGATGGCAAAGGCTTGGACACTGAAAAAATCCGCAGCAAGGCGATTGCGAATGGATTGATAAGTGAATCAGATGACCTCAGCGTGGAAGAAATCAATGAGCTTATTTTTATGCCAGGATTTTCTACTGCAGACAGTGTGAGTGATATTTCGGGACGTGGTGTGGGTATGGACGTGGTAAGGCGTAATATTCAAGCGTTAAATGGCTCGGTTGAGGTCACCTCAAAGCAAGGGGTCGGCTCTACTTTTACCATTAGGTTGCCACTCACTTTAGCAATTCTTGATGGACAACTCGTTCAGGTGGCAACCCATACCTATATTATTCCGCTCATTTCTATTGTTGAATCACTACAGATAGATATTTCTAAAGTTAGCAAAGTAGGTAAAGGGTTGGAGGTACTGCGTTTACGTGATGAATACATACCAATATTACGGCTCTACGATATTTTTAGTCACAAAGGTGCGCGTGAAGAACTAGACAAAACACTACTGGTGGTCGTTGAAAGTGATAACTACAAAATAGGGTTATTGGTAGATGATTTATTGGCTCAGCAACAAGTCGTGATCAAGAGCTTAGAAGCGAATTACCAAAAGGTGGATGGTATTTCTGGGGCGACTATTTTAGGTGATGGTACGGTGTCGTTGATCATTGATATTAGTGGGCTAATTAAATTGAGCGGTCTACGTAGACCTGGATCAACAGAGCTATTGGTTGATTTGAAAGGTGAGGAGGCTGAGCCAGCATGATTGATCAAGTTGAGGTGAATCAGCAGCTGATGTTTGACGGTGAGTCGGATGAGAAGCAATTTTTAACCTTTATGATGCACGATGAAGAATATGGAATGGATATTTTAGCAGTGCAGGAAATTAGAGGTTGGGAGCCTGTGACAACAATACCTAACTCGCCTAATTTTGTGAGAGGTGCGATGAACTTAAGAGGCACAATCGTACCAATTATTGATTTGCGCATGCGATTTGGCATAAGCGCAATTGAATATGGTCCTCTGACCGTGGTGATTGTGGTATCAGTGCAAATTAAAGAACAGCAAAAAATTATGGGACTAGTGGTGGATGCCGTATCAGATGTTTACAGCATCGCTGAGGAAAAAGCGAAAGATGTACCTGATTTTCAGGATTCTGATAATGCATATTTTGTTCACGGGCTAGTAAACGTCGGTCAAAAAATGGTTGTGCTTTTAAATCTAGAAAAGGTCTTAGATTTGAGTGATAAAAGTGGACTCAAAGGCTAATTGGGGGTCGAAATGAGCGAACAGAGTATCCAAAGCAGTATTAATAACAAGATTCTAGTAGCAGGCATTATTCTGGTTATTAGTGTCATTGTTGGTGCTCAGCTAGGACTAGCTGAATCAGAGCAAATACGGATGATATCATTTGCGATTCCATTGCTGGGGACGATCGCTGCTTTAATCTTTTTGAAACATGGTTTATCACCTCTTTCAGAGCAACTTGTTGCTGTCTATTCTGCTCTCCCTTATATAGCCGTTAATAACCGCGAACGATTTGAACAGTTAGATCTGTCAGGGTTTCCGCAACTTTACCGTGTTTTATCCCAGGAGGAAGTAAAAGAAGAGCAGCATGTTGATGATCATACTGAAAGTTTACTGTTAGCGCTCAAAGGGTGCCAAGCCAATATTATGGTTGCAGATAGTGATTTAAACATTGTTTATATGAATGATTCTGTTACAGGCATGCTCAGACAAAATGAACATCAATTACGTAAAGAATTGCCCAATTTTAACGTGGCAACAACCATTGGTACGAACATCGATATGTTTCATGCCAATCCAAGCTATCAGCGTAATTTACTGGCCAATTTGCGCGATGTATATAAAACGCAAATTACAGTTTCTGGGTTGACCTTTGATTTGATTGCAACACCTGTGCTTAGCAGTAATAACGAGCGTATAGCGACTTTAGTCGAGTGGAAAGACCTTACCGAGCAATTAGCCTTTGAGCAAAATCAAAAGGCAGAGGCGGAGAAAAATGCACGTATATCTAGTGCATTGAACGTGTGCCAAGCGAACGTTATGTTAGCGGATGATGACTATAACATCGTGTATGCAAATGAGTCCGTGATACGCATGCTAAGAAAGAATCAACCCCGCCTTCAAGAAGCGCTTCCTCGTCTTAATGTCGATGCTTTAATAGGCCAAAATATAGATATTTTCCATGTTAACCCAAGCCATCAAAGAAACTTGCTAAGCAGTATGACAGAGACCTATCAAACCGACATTGAAGTGGCTGGGTTTACCTTTGGCTTAATCGCTACACCAGTGCAAGATAGTAATGGGAACCGACTTGGTACAGTCGTAGAGTGGGAAGATAAAACAGAGCGTTTGGCACAAGAGCGCGAAGAGAGAAAAGCGGCAAATGAAAACCTTAGAGTAAGGCGCGCACTGGACAATGTTGCGACTAACACCATGATTGCAGATGGCCATTTTAATATCGTCTATATGAATGACTCGGTCACGACCATGATGAAAAATGCAGAGCGTGATATACGCCAAGATCTGCCTAATTTCGATTGCGCTAAACTCATGGGTTCAAATATTGATGTGTTTCATAAAAATCCGGCACATCAGCGCAACATGATTACTAACCTGACAGAAACCTATAAGACGGAAATTAAAGTCGGAGGACGTACTTTCGGCTTGGTTGCTAATCCGATAGTCAGTGAGGAAGGTGACCGCATTGGTACGGTTGTTGAGTGGGAAGATCGTACAGACGAAGTGGCGATTGAACTGGAAGTTAATGAACTGGTGGAGTCTGCTCGTGATGGCAATCTGGCCGTTCGTCTTAATGAAAATGATAAACAGGGTTTTTATCTCAGATTAGCCAAAGGATTGAATGGCTTAGTGTCTCTTGTTGACGATGCAGTCTCAGATACTGTGAATATGTTAGATGCGTTAGCCAACGGTGATTTGACGCAAAGAATTAATGCGGATTACAACGGGGCATTTGACAAGCTTAAGCAAGATGCCAACACAACGGCAGACAAACTCACAGAAGTTTTGAACCGGATAAGTTCATCAGCAGCTATGGTCGCGAGTGGGGCTGAGGAGATATCTCAGGGCAATGCGGATTTAAGTCAAAGAACGGAAGAGCAGGCCTCATCACTGGAAGAAACGGCTTCGAGTATGGAAGAGATGACCAGTACCGTCAGACAGAATGCAGATAATGCAAAAGTTGCCAATGAGCTGGCGGCAGAGACAAGTGAAAAGGCTGCGACCGGTGGTGAGGTTGTTAACCGTGCCGTGGCCAGTATGTCAGAGATTAACGAATCAAGTAAAAAGATAGCTGATATTATCAGTGTGATTGATGAAATTGCATTCCAAACTAACCTACTGGCATTAAACGCAGCGGTAGAGGCTGCAAGAGCCGGTGAACAAGGGCGTGGCTTTGCGGTGGTTGCGGGCGAAGTAAGAAATCTAGCTCAGCGTTCGGCGGGGGCTGCAAAAGAGATCAAAGATTTGATCAGAGACAGTGTCGGTAAGGTTGAAGATGGTACATTGCTTGTGAATGAGTCGGGCGCAACGTTGAAAGAGATTGTTGCCGCAGTTAAACGGGTAACAGAGATGATATCTGATATAGCAGAGGCTTCAGAAGAGCAGAGTTCAGGCATCGAACAAGTTAACAAAGCCGTTTCGCAAATGGATGAGATGACGCAGCAAAATGCCGCATTGGTAGAGCAGGCATCTGCAGCTGGTGAGTCCATGGCGGAGCAAGCAAATGATATGCGCAGACTGTTAAACTTCTTCAATGTTGGTGATTCGGGCTCACACAGTGCAGCACCTCAGGTGACAAGTGTACCAACGGAACGGCTTGCTACGCCTCAAAAAGCACCAAATCACAACAATGTTAATAGGCAATTGAATAACACTTCTTCGAAGCCAACAGCAGATATTTCTCAGAGAGTACCCGAGCCTGCAAACAGATTTGCTGATGACTCGGAAGAATGGGAAGAGTTTTAACAGCACCCTAATCATAATCAGGGTGCCCTGACAATGCGGGTATTCTGATAGACATTGATATTGAGCTGTAGTCAATCAACATACGATTAAAGCTATGTGAGCATATGAAAGAGTTTCCATTCACTGACACGGATTTCCAGAAAGTGTCTGAAAAAGTATATAGCGCCTGTGGCATTGTATTAGGGCCCCACAAGCGTGAAATGGTGTATTCACGATTGGCCAGAAGGATCAGGGCTAACGGGCTCAGTAATTTTGAAGATTATCTCGCATTTTTAGATAGCAGTAGTGATCAAGAGTTCAGCCACTTTATCAATGCGATAACGACTAATCTTACTTCTTTCTTTAGAGAGTCACATCATTTTGATTATTTGAAGAATAAACTTATCCCTAAAATTAAGGAAGATAATCGGCACTCGAGACGGGTACGAGTTTGGTCTGCGGGTTGCTCAACAGGTGAAGAGCCATACAGTATTGCAATGACTGTCGCAGGGGAGTTTCCAAGTGATTGGGATGTGAAAGTATTGGCAACTGATTTGGACTCCAATGTTTTGCAAAAGGCATCGCAAGGAATTTATAGCAGCCAATCTGTGACGGGATTAGATGACGGGCACCTAAGAAAATGGTTTTTAAAAAGCAGTGATGGAAGCCAATACCGCGTTAAAGACCAGTTAAAAAACTTAATTTTTTTTAAGCGTTTGAACTTATTAGAGCCTTGGCCAATGCGAGGGCCATTTGATCTAATCTTTTGCAGAAACGTATTAATTTACTTCGACAAAGAGACAAAAGACACATTGTTTGATGGTTACCACCGGATGCTTGCATCTTCTCACGGACATTTATTTATTGGGCATTCTGAAACCATGAGTAAAGAGCGCAGTGATTTTAAGAATTTAGGTAAAACTATGTATAAGAAGGTAGATTCAGCATGAACCATTTTAGGCCGGTGATCAGGGGCTTTGAGCATGTTAAGCGCTTTTGGGATGCAGGACGCAATAAAGTTGTTGCCAAAGTCTTACCGGGCGAGTTCTATGTATCTAAAAATGATGAACTTATTTCAACTGTACTTGGTTCGTGTATTGCTGCGTGCGTGTATGATGAGAAACTTGGGATCGGAGGCATGAACCACTTTATGTTACCAGGCGCACAAAAAATGAAGGATGTGACCAATGTTCATTCAGATGATTTTAACTGTCGTTACGGTAACTGGGCCATGGAGTTTTTGATTAACGAAGTGCTCAAAAATGGTGCCAGTCGTGCCAATCTTAAAGTGAAGCTATTTGGTGGTGGTAAAATAATCAGTGCGATGACAGATATTGGCGTAGGTAATATACGGTTTGCACAAGCCTATGTAGAGGAAGAGAATCTCGAATTGGTCTCTCACGATGTCGGTGGGCCATGGCCTAGGAAAGTTGTGTTTCATCCCCAGTCAGGTACTGCCAAAGTAAAAAAGCTGAGACAAATGCATAATGACACGATTGAGAAAAGAGAGGTTAAGTACCTGCATGATATCGAGGCACAGGATGCCACAACTGATATCGAGCTATTTTAGAGTAAGATGCAATGATAAAGGTTCTGATAGTAGATGACTCCCCCTTGCTTAGAGCAGTATTAAAAGCTGTTCTGGAGCAAGCTGGCGATATTGAAGTGGTTGGTGCCGCAAAAGACCCCTATGAGGCCAGAGATATGATTAAGGCGCTACAACCTGATGTGCTGACACTTGATATCGAAATGCCTAAAATGGACGGGCTAAGTTTTTTGAAAAACTTGATGCGCTTGAGACCGATGCCAGTTGTGATGCTGTCTACGTTGACGCAAAAAGGATCACCTGAAACGTTGGAAGCGTTGGAAGTGGGGGCTGTAGATTTTATTGCCAAGCCGATGTCTAATGTGGCAGAACAATTAGAAGCATACGCAGACGTACTTTATCAAAAAATACGCACAGCCAGCCGAGCCAGAGTAAGGGCATTTAAAGCGGATAAGCAGGCCGGAGTGAGATCTGCAGTGGCCGCGGGGAAGAAATTTCAATTACGCAGCGTGATGGCGATAGGTGCATCTACGGGGGG
This genomic window from Pseudoalteromonas luteoviolacea contains:
- the cheD gene encoding chemoreceptor glutamine deamidase CheD yields the protein MNHFRPVIRGFEHVKRFWDAGRNKVVAKVLPGEFYVSKNDELISTVLGSCIAACVYDEKLGIGGMNHFMLPGAQKMKDVTNVHSDDFNCRYGNWAMEFLINEVLKNGASRANLKVKLFGGGKIISAMTDIGVGNIRFAQAYVEEENLELVSHDVGGPWPRKVVFHPQSGTAKVKKLRQMHNDTIEKREVKYLHDIEAQDATTDIELF
- a CDS encoding CheR family methyltransferase encodes the protein MKEFPFTDTDFQKVSEKVYSACGIVLGPHKREMVYSRLARRIRANGLSNFEDYLAFLDSSSDQEFSHFINAITTNLTSFFRESHHFDYLKNKLIPKIKEDNRHSRRVRVWSAGCSTGEEPYSIAMTVAGEFPSDWDVKVLATDLDSNVLQKASQGIYSSQSVTGLDDGHLRKWFLKSSDGSQYRVKDQLKNLIFFKRLNLLEPWPMRGPFDLIFCRNVLIYFDKETKDTLFDGYHRMLASSHGHLFIGHSETMSKERSDFKNLGKTMYKKVDSA